A genomic stretch from Rhodomicrobium vannielii ATCC 17100 includes:
- a CDS encoding sensor histidine kinase, producing MAAELNRYNAKLGRVARTMRTVESSQRGYLLTRTEQYLQPYNELHSQLIPQTRRLIESAPPQLERAERLTVLLDLMTRKADEMAGTVALAASGPPEAAIERLKENYGITLSEQIEENINALQDETAADREEIENNATELREMKTIVDVIGGVAVLGFSFLSMWFLMRSNAALTKAHKALEKSNNDLEDIVMHRTAALQRANDEIQRFAYIVSHDLRSPLVNIMGFTSELETLRKELFERLEKANALADADVLGKDFDEAFGFIKSSIARMDRLINAILKISRQGSRPLHSELIDAKALVETVVSNVAHQIREKDGRITVGDLPPVLSDRMSMEQIFSNLIENAIKFLKNDGHGEIKIEGYLRGVDVVYSVSDNGRGIDPRDHQRIFELFRRAGPQDVPGEGMGLAFVSALVRRLGGSIAVESALGIGATFKVTLPGTAAQNRGMAA from the coding sequence ATGGCCGCCGAGCTGAACCGCTATAACGCGAAGCTTGGCCGCGTCGCTCGCACTATGCGCACCGTGGAAAGCAGCCAGCGCGGCTACCTGCTCACGAGAACGGAACAATATTTGCAGCCCTATAACGAGCTGCATTCGCAGCTCATTCCGCAAACCAGAAGACTGATCGAAAGCGCCCCACCGCAGCTCGAACGAGCCGAGCGATTGACGGTGCTGCTCGATCTGATGACGCGCAAGGCCGACGAAATGGCCGGAACCGTTGCCTTGGCAGCAAGCGGGCCGCCGGAGGCCGCCATCGAACGTCTGAAAGAAAACTACGGAATCACACTCTCCGAACAGATCGAAGAGAACATCAACGCCCTACAGGACGAGACTGCAGCGGACCGCGAAGAAATAGAAAACAACGCGACCGAACTCCGCGAGATGAAGACCATAGTCGATGTCATCGGTGGTGTCGCCGTGCTGGGCTTTTCGTTTTTGAGCATGTGGTTTCTGATGAGGTCTAATGCGGCGTTGACGAAAGCCCACAAGGCGCTCGAAAAATCGAACAACGACCTCGAAGATATCGTCATGCATCGCACCGCCGCGTTGCAGCGGGCGAATGATGAAATTCAGCGCTTCGCCTATATCGTGAGCCACGATCTTCGCTCGCCGCTTGTCAATATCATGGGGTTCACGTCGGAGCTTGAAACGCTTCGCAAGGAACTGTTTGAACGGCTGGAGAAGGCGAACGCGCTGGCGGATGCGGACGTTCTCGGCAAGGATTTCGACGAGGCTTTCGGCTTCATCAAAAGCTCGATCGCCAGAATGGACCGGCTCATCAACGCCATCCTGAAGATTTCCCGGCAGGGGAGCCGTCCGCTTCACTCTGAATTGATCGACGCAAAGGCCCTCGTCGAAACCGTCGTTTCGAACGTCGCCCATCAAATACGCGAGAAGGATGGACGTATCACGGTCGGGGATTTGCCGCCGGTCCTGAGCGACCGGATGTCGATGGAGCAGATTTTTTCCAATCTCATCGAGAATGCCATCAAATTCCTTAAAAATGACGGACACGGAGAAATAAAGATAGAAGGCTACTTGCGGGGTGTTGACGTAGTATATTCGGTTTCCGATAATGGCCGGGGCATCGATCCCCGCGATCATCAAAGGATCTTCGAGCTTTTTCGGCGGGCTGGTCCTCAGGATGTGCCCGGCGAAGGAATGGGATTGGCATTCGTGTCCGCGTTGGTGCGGCGACTCGGCGGATCAATCGCCGTCGAATCGGCCTTGGGAATCGGGGCCACTTTCAAGGTGACCCTTCCGGGAACCGCAGCGCAGAACAGGGGGATGGCCGCGTGA
- a CDS encoding response regulator produces MNKPVAIVMIEDDHGHARLIERNIRRAGVTNEIIHFSDGASAFAYFKRIESEPADLNPILVLLDLNLPDMSGIDILEYLKNDGHLRVAPVIVLTTTDDQLEIRRCYDLGCNVYITKPVDYEQFAVAIRQLGLFFSVIKVPDPLNA; encoded by the coding sequence GTGAACAAGCCTGTTGCAATCGTCATGATCGAAGACGATCATGGTCACGCTCGCCTCATCGAACGGAATATCCGACGGGCCGGCGTAACGAACGAGATCATTCATTTCTCGGATGGGGCGTCCGCGTTCGCCTATTTCAAGCGGATCGAGAGCGAACCGGCCGACCTGAACCCGATCCTCGTATTGCTCGACCTGAACCTGCCGGACATGTCGGGAATCGACATTCTCGAATATCTCAAGAACGACGGTCATCTTCGCGTTGCGCCCGTGATCGTGCTGACAACAACAGATGACCAACTCGAAATCCGGCGGTGTTACGATCTCGGTTGCAACGTCTATATAACCAAGCCCGTCGATTACGAGCAGTTTGCCGTTGCGATACGGCAGCTCGGTCTGTTCTTTTCCGTCATCAAGGTTCCGGACCCGCTGAATGCCTAA
- a CDS encoding response regulator: MPNKNPRILIIDDDEGFCRLVSNRLERSGFSVVSAYSAAAGLEENAASEFDVILLDHVLPEHDGLSLLAALQSRSNAPPVVYLTGTQDSRVAVAALKAGAADYVVKDLHGDFLLLLENAITNAMFTTALKRERERAEAAVRTARDEFKALAEERALLLREVNHRVSNSLQLIASLLHFQGDVSGNADVKAALKEANGRVLAVARVHRSLYTSFDVRWVTLSEYLASLIRDLEDVSGGESSNSVISFSGAPIQISPDAAVAIGIVTTELILNALKHAYPNGRGQVRVLIRLRESEIDLLVEDDGVGTQDIPPEKKKRRGLGQRIIAGMAEKLEGALRYEKLSPGTRAVLTFPLGDHIRVLESEKALT, from the coding sequence ATGCCTAACAAGAATCCGCGAATCCTGATCATCGACGATGATGAAGGCTTTTGCCGGCTGGTTTCCAATCGTCTGGAACGCAGCGGCTTTTCTGTCGTTTCGGCGTACTCCGCCGCGGCTGGCCTTGAGGAAAACGCGGCGTCCGAGTTCGACGTTATCCTGCTGGATCACGTCCTTCCCGAGCACGACGGTCTGTCGCTTCTCGCGGCGCTTCAATCGCGCTCGAACGCGCCCCCTGTCGTTTATCTTACCGGAACGCAGGATAGCCGTGTCGCGGTCGCGGCACTGAAGGCGGGCGCGGCGGATTATGTCGTAAAAGACCTCCACGGCGATTTCCTGCTGCTGCTGGAAAACGCGATCACCAACGCGATGTTCACGACCGCCCTCAAGCGCGAACGGGAACGGGCCGAAGCCGCCGTCCGCACCGCTCGCGACGAATTCAAGGCGCTGGCCGAGGAACGCGCGCTGCTGCTTCGCGAGGTCAATCACAGGGTCAGCAACAGCCTTCAGCTTATTGCGTCGCTTCTCCATTTTCAGGGAGACGTCAGCGGCAATGCCGACGTGAAGGCCGCGCTGAAAGAGGCGAACGGCCGCGTTCTAGCGGTCGCGCGGGTACATCGCTCGCTTTATACTTCGTTCGACGTGCGATGGGTGACGCTCTCGGAATATCTGGCGAGCCTCATTCGCGATCTGGAGGATGTGTCCGGCGGCGAAAGCTCGAACAGCGTCATTTCGTTCAGCGGCGCGCCGATCCAGATCTCGCCTGACGCGGCCGTCGCGATCGGCATCGTGACCACCGAACTCATTCTCAACGCGCTGAAGCACGCCTATCCGAACGGACGCGGTCAGGTGCGCGTGTTGATCCGCCTGCGCGAGTCGGAAATCGATCTTTTGGTCGAGGACGACGGCGTGGGCACCCAGGATATCCCGCCCGAAAAGAAGAAACGGCGTGGACTTGGCCAGCGTATCATCGCGGGCATGGCCGAAAAGCTCGAAGGCGCGTTGCGATACGAAAAGCTGTCACCAGGCACACGTGCTGTCCTGACCTTTCCCCTCGGCGATCATATTCGTGTTCTGGAAAGCGAAAAGGCGCTGACCTGA
- the hutX gene encoding heme utilization cystosolic carrier protein HutX, whose product MTETQTVFASKEEALAALAARLETNPDGVIEALAEAHGVSVVEAMQLLPRANCTFAPASAFDNIMNDLAEWGDVTVVVHTKNLVLECRGPLPKGEYGRGFFNLHGKSPIGGHIKASRCACIAFVRRPFMGKESCGVQFFDIDGEAMFKVFVGRLADYSLNPEQVEKFEALKARVSQNG is encoded by the coding sequence ATGACCGAAACGCAAACCGTCTTTGCCTCGAAAGAGGAAGCGCTGGCGGCACTCGCCGCGCGTCTCGAAACCAACCCGGATGGCGTCATCGAGGCGCTGGCGGAGGCGCACGGCGTAAGCGTGGTCGAAGCGATGCAACTCCTGCCGCGCGCGAACTGTACCTTCGCGCCCGCCTCGGCCTTCGACAACATCATGAACGACCTCGCGGAATGGGGTGACGTGACCGTTGTGGTTCACACGAAGAACCTCGTTCTCGAATGCCGGGGTCCGCTTCCGAAGGGCGAATACGGACGCGGCTTCTTCAACCTGCATGGCAAGAGCCCCATCGGCGGACACATCAAGGCGTCGCGCTGCGCCTGTATCGCCTTCGTGCGACGCCCGTTCATGGGCAAGGAAAGCTGCGGCGTGCAGTTCTTCGATATCGACGGCGAAGCCATGTTCAAGGTGTTCGTGGGGCGGCTGGCGGATTACTCGCTCAATCCCGAGCAGGTCGAGAAATTCGAGGCGTTGAAAGCGCGGGTGAGCCAGAACGGATGA
- the hutW gene encoding heme anaerobic degradation radical SAM methyltransferase ChuW/HutW has protein sequence MHRRPPHAEIASRSEPSHNDAAPHHGASHPHASHPHAGNTGAGQSAKPGHAGGHPGGHPMSAPKTIDAFFVPAGRDPLTEAFSGREFSPPWRGSVAIDPAEAGSAVARAFATPRAEPAAVYINVPYCQSRCLFCGFFQNVWRPELSDAYVNDVVAEMEEMAATPLVSTAPIESVYLGGGTPSALLSAPLARLIANVRRLLPLDPECEITVEGRAYGFGLEKAVAAFDAGANRVSLGVQTFDTAVRRRLGRKLDGAATLAFLNDLAALDRASIVCDLMYGLPGQTREIWRRDIETVASSRIDGVTLYALNIFRGGPLAKSIADEKLPPAALVGEQAQMYVEAAEFLVAEGFRQVSQSHFARGDHERNRYNSGIKRGVPCIPFGPGAGGQAHGVRWSNLVSIDERKAAKAEGQAPIAGASRMPPAYAAQAAITAGLEAGSLPIDVVDAIAPGFARAAAPLLDNWTAAGLGRVDGGVFRATRAGTFWITNLTGGLYAALDAIPHTVTATEEIA, from the coding sequence ATGCACCGCAGGCCGCCGCACGCCGAAATAGCAAGCCGCTCCGAGCCATCGCACAACGACGCGGCCCCTCACCATGGCGCTAGCCATCCTCACGCCAGCCACCCGCATGCTGGCAATACCGGCGCAGGTCAATCGGCCAAGCCGGGCCACGCGGGCGGTCATCCCGGCGGACACCCGATGTCCGCGCCGAAGACCATCGACGCATTCTTTGTTCCGGCTGGACGCGATCCGCTGACGGAGGCGTTTTCGGGCCGGGAGTTTTCGCCGCCCTGGCGCGGCAGCGTCGCCATCGATCCCGCCGAAGCCGGAAGCGCGGTCGCGCGAGCCTTCGCAACGCCCCGCGCCGAGCCCGCCGCCGTCTATATCAACGTGCCTTATTGCCAGAGCCGCTGCCTGTTCTGCGGATTTTTCCAGAACGTCTGGCGCCCCGAGCTTTCGGATGCGTACGTGAACGACGTCGTCGCCGAAATGGAAGAAATGGCCGCGACGCCGCTGGTTTCGACCGCGCCCATCGAGTCCGTCTATCTCGGCGGCGGCACGCCGAGCGCGCTTCTCTCCGCTCCGCTGGCGCGTCTCATCGCCAATGTGCGCCGCCTGCTGCCTCTCGATCCCGAGTGTGAAATTACGGTAGAGGGCCGCGCTTACGGCTTCGGCCTCGAAAAGGCGGTGGCGGCGTTCGATGCGGGCGCGAACCGCGTCTCGCTCGGCGTCCAGACGTTTGACACGGCGGTGCGGCGGCGTCTCGGACGCAAGCTCGACGGCGCGGCGACGCTCGCCTTCCTGAACGACCTCGCCGCGCTCGACCGCGCCAGCATCGTCTGCGATCTGATGTACGGCCTGCCCGGTCAAACGCGCGAAATCTGGCGGCGCGATATCGAAACCGTCGCGTCGAGTCGCATCGACGGCGTCACGCTCTACGCGCTGAACATCTTTCGTGGTGGCCCACTCGCGAAGTCCATCGCGGACGAAAAACTGCCCCCGGCGGCGCTCGTCGGCGAGCAGGCGCAGATGTATGTCGAGGCTGCGGAGTTCCTTGTGGCGGAGGGTTTTCGACAGGTGTCGCAGTCGCATTTCGCGCGCGGCGATCACGAGCGGAACCGCTACAACAGCGGGATAAAGCGCGGCGTGCCATGCATTCCGTTCGGCCCCGGCGCGGGCGGGCAGGCGCACGGCGTCCGCTGGAGCAATCTCGTCAGCATCGATGAACGCAAGGCCGCGAAGGCGGAGGGTCAGGCCCCCATCGCGGGCGCGTCGCGAATGCCGCCAGCCTATGCCGCGCAAGCCGCGATCACGGCGGGGCTGGAAGCGGGCTCGCTCCCCATCGATGTTGTGGACGCAATCGCGCCCGGTTTCGCGCGCGCGGCCGCGCCGCTCCTCGACAATTGGACGGCGGCGGGACTAGGCCGCGTCGATGGAGGCGTCTTCCGAGCCACGCGCGCGGGCACGTTCTGGATCACTAACCTGACCGGCGGCCTTTACGCCGCGCTCGACGCCATTCCGCACACAGTCACAGCAACGGAGGAAATCGCATGA
- a CDS encoding TonB-dependent hemoglobin/transferrin/lactoferrin family receptor, which produces MTWGSRAAYAAAVALSASTLLSASAFSQDEAGQRVQLDEISIFATLNPIATFDYPGQVDIVDRDQIQTEQASTVAETLKNVPGVFVNGGARMSGQTPNIRGFDGEDVLILLDGVPQTFQSGHDGRLFVDPDLLKRVEVVKGPNSSLYGSGALGGVIAMTTVDASDFLDAGETAGARVKVGFQTADGQPILTTTGFARTEDGKFETLGSFTYRRMGSIELGNGDDLSNKDNIKSALAKGTAQVTPDLKATATWVHFADDGVTPANPQSNGEVSSSNALVKRGILSDTVSGKLSYTPEGSQWFNGNFLAYWAQNKVTENYYNSTRYQTRDVETVGVKADNRSWFELADWQTKVTFTYGVDYHKDKQKGADSLPVGYQYGNTISSIPSAEADYTGSFVQAEIKVLRPASLPGELTLTPSARFDAFSMEASGEEDFSDEAFSPKIAAAYKPVPWFLLFGNYGSAFRAPDYNELYAMGNHFCMGPFCNTFVPNPDLKPQTAETGEVGAGFEFTDVAAKGDAVKLKGSYWHMDARDYINQEIVGAGVGGNSDMGCFTGQGGCYTRFFNTDHAILSGAEIALTYDSARFFGGVSWATMTGRDADTDEYVGALQPDKVILTAGVKLPEYWTRVGTRFTFADEFTKGATRDAYNLVDLFAVIEPTEGPFKGLRVDLGIDNVTDEAYELVAADVYEKGINFKGAVSWTVKW; this is translated from the coding sequence ATGACATGGGGCAGTAGAGCGGCTTATGCCGCTGCAGTGGCGCTTTCCGCGTCCACTCTTCTTTCGGCGTCCGCATTTTCGCAAGATGAAGCGGGACAACGGGTCCAACTGGACGAGATTTCGATCTTCGCGACCCTCAATCCGATCGCGACATTCGACTATCCGGGGCAGGTCGACATAGTCGATCGCGACCAGATCCAGACCGAGCAGGCCTCTACGGTAGCCGAGACGCTGAAGAACGTCCCCGGCGTGTTCGTGAATGGCGGCGCGCGCATGAGCGGGCAGACGCCCAACATTCGCGGCTTTGATGGAGAGGACGTTCTTATCCTGCTCGACGGTGTGCCGCAGACCTTCCAATCGGGGCATGACGGTCGCCTCTTCGTCGACCCGGACCTCCTGAAGCGCGTTGAAGTGGTCAAGGGTCCGAACTCGTCGCTCTACGGTTCGGGTGCGCTCGGCGGTGTCATCGCAATGACGACGGTCGATGCGAGCGACTTTCTTGACGCGGGCGAAACGGCGGGCGCGCGCGTCAAGGTCGGCTTTCAGACGGCGGACGGCCAGCCGATTCTCACGACCACGGGCTTCGCGCGCACCGAAGACGGCAAGTTCGAAACGCTCGGCAGCTTCACCTATCGGCGCATGGGGTCGATCGAGCTTGGCAACGGCGACGACCTCAGCAACAAGGACAACATCAAGTCCGCGCTCGCGAAAGGCACGGCGCAGGTAACGCCGGACCTGAAAGCGACCGCGACCTGGGTACACTTTGCCGACGACGGCGTTACTCCTGCGAACCCGCAGTCCAACGGCGAAGTCAGTTCGTCGAACGCGCTCGTCAAGCGCGGCATCCTGAGCGATACCGTCTCCGGCAAGCTCAGCTACACCCCCGAAGGCAGTCAGTGGTTCAACGGCAACTTTCTCGCCTACTGGGCACAGAACAAAGTCACGGAGAATTACTACAACAGCACTCGCTATCAGACGCGCGATGTCGAAACGGTTGGCGTTAAGGCCGACAACCGCTCGTGGTTCGAGTTGGCCGACTGGCAAACCAAGGTGACGTTCACCTACGGCGTCGACTACCACAAGGACAAGCAGAAGGGCGCGGACAGCCTTCCCGTGGGCTACCAATATGGTAACACCATCTCCTCGATCCCGAGCGCCGAAGCCGATTACACCGGCTCTTTTGTGCAGGCTGAAATCAAGGTGCTTCGCCCCGCATCCCTTCCGGGCGAGCTTACGCTGACCCCGAGCGCGCGCTTCGACGCGTTTTCGATGGAGGCCAGCGGCGAGGAAGACTTCTCCGACGAGGCGTTCTCGCCGAAGATTGCAGCCGCATACAAGCCGGTGCCGTGGTTCCTGTTGTTCGGCAATTACGGAAGCGCCTTCCGCGCGCCGGACTACAACGAGCTTTACGCCATGGGCAACCACTTCTGCATGGGCCCGTTCTGCAACACGTTCGTACCCAATCCCGACCTCAAGCCGCAAACGGCTGAGACCGGTGAAGTGGGCGCGGGCTTCGAGTTCACCGATGTCGCGGCAAAGGGCGACGCCGTGAAGCTCAAGGGCTCCTACTGGCACATGGACGCGCGCGACTATATCAATCAGGAAATCGTGGGGGCGGGCGTCGGCGGTAACTCTGATATGGGTTGCTTCACGGGCCAAGGCGGCTGCTACACGCGGTTCTTCAACACGGACCACGCCATCTTGTCCGGCGCGGAAATCGCTCTCACCTATGACAGCGCTCGGTTCTTCGGCGGCGTCTCCTGGGCGACGATGACCGGCCGCGATGCAGATACCGACGAATACGTCGGTGCGCTCCAGCCCGACAAGGTGATCCTGACCGCCGGCGTAAAGCTGCCGGAATACTGGACTCGCGTCGGCACGCGCTTCACTTTCGCGGACGAGTTCACAAAAGGCGCCACTCGCGATGCTTATAACCTCGTCGACCTGTTCGCGGTGATCGAGCCGACTGAGGGGCCATTCAAGGGCCTCCGGGTGGATCTCGGCATCGATAACGTCACCGACGAAGCCTATGAACTGGTCGCCGCAGACGTGTACGAGAAGGGCATCAACTTCAAGGGCGCGGTGAGCTGGACCGTGAAGTGGTAG